TTCACTTATCAGAGCCGTTTATAAGCAAACAGTGGTGGGGCGATAAAAGTAAGCACGGGTTTATGACCGAATGACTCAGGCTCCAATGAAGACGTTGGAATATGATTGAAAGGCGATACACAGTATTTTATTGACTCTCGTCTTTACTGTTTACCGGATGTGCTAATTTGGCACCAGTTTCACCAAAGCAGCCTAGTGATCTCATTGTATGCTAGGAATTGCGACTTGCCGCCGACTTCTATCACAGCCGGGACCTTCAGCAGAGCCCCCCACATCGACCTGCCTTCTGGTGATACGTGGGGTTGGATTGTGCGTGATTGAATGGAGGTGGATTAGTAGCCATGGCCAGcaagctctgttttttttttttgattaatgaatatattaatttatgacgTCATTAAGTTTATCCTGTATGTCATTTCTGAGAGGTGCTCATACGCTTGACTGGGTTCATTCATTGAGCTGCAACGTGCAAAAGGGCCAGAACTTATTTCTGTGTTGCTTAAAGCAAGTTAAGCAAATACAATTAAGACTAGTTgagattttgtttaaaaatggtcTATAAGATTAAGGAACAAAATTAGTAACTTCTGAGAAGTGtcacatttattataattattgatgtaaaacaaagaaatatagcAGAATTACCTGGTTTATAAAagtattagattgtaagctcatgagaGCAGAGTCTGGTTGTAAAGCGCTCTGGAATCtgctagcgctatataaataaatgtaacataaaataGTTTCAGTTCTCTGTACGGTAACAGGAATACTTTAACATACAGACAGTATTTATCGAGGCGAAGGAGCTTAAACATTAATGCAGGggtcgacaaatcccaggtcgccatggcgactcaaaattttgtcctggcgcctaggagtttgtcagcctcttacatccacaaaaaaatgcccccgtgtcaccacgcgggggcgctgctgctgctgtctgcccaggagtctgggcagacagcacagccactcagagcccgcccccaagcctgtgatcactcccacggagtgatcctgtaggctgaaaccgcgattgcagggaaacctgcaatagcgttttcagctgccacaggcagcttcaggaaagggggttcagtgttgattgggtccccacacaagtgtgggtacctgacacaacatccccctgctgcctgatcgctccatgagagcgacagggcagcgttaacctcttcaatgccgcggcatttaggggttaattcccgtttttcaaggggctctgctgctggtggtctgcctgagCTAATATAGTTTGGGTGTACAACCTGGGTATGTGACCTTCCGCAAACATCAATACGCTTTGACGTTAAATAAATAGAAGCAATCAAGCAAAATGGTTCCACGTATGAATGTTTCTACTTAGCAGTGTCCTTAATACTGTTCCTTTTCAATCCATCCATTTCTAATGTAATCCATGAAATCCATTACTCGATTCATTGCTTATTTCAACCAAATGGTCAACCAAAACGGTTCCCACAGTACATAAATATGGTAgtgtgaaattatatatatgatttaccgtatatatataatgtaaaggaTACATTCCTTTAGCAACAAGGACAACAGCAGCATAGTAATCTGcatggatttttctttttatatttcacaGCCAGCCTAAATTTCTCATTAGTCTTTTGGACGTGGTCTTCTGTATTTTTCGTAGCAATTTCAATATTCTCTATCATTTCTCCCTGTTCTTCTACTAAGAGGGAAATCTGGAAAAACAAgtcttttaactctttcatctGATTCTCTAAGTTCACGAGCTCTTTGTGCCGCTGTTCAATCTCTGATAACTTCACCTTGGTGATCTTGACCTCGGTGATCAGGTTCTCGTTGAAGATGTCCCACTTGCCCTGTTCCAGCATCTTGTCCACCTCCTCCTCGGAGACGTCTTTCCCGGCCACCTCGAGCTGCCGTATGATGAACGTTTTACACTTGGCCTGCTTGCTGGCGATAGTCTCGTTATATCGCAGCATAATGTTGTGAAAGTTTTTGCAAAGCGCCGCATGTTGGGTCCTAAGAATCCTCGCGAGACTCGACGACGATCCGTTGTCCGCTTCCGCTTTATTTGCGCGCTGCAATAACGCATCCAACCGCTTCTTGATGTTCTCCGCTTGGGTTTTGATGTCTCTCGTAACACTGCAGTCCTTCTTCAAAACGCTGAATCGCCTCATGGACGACACGAGGACTTTCTGCTGCTGCCCAAACCTTTGGACGTTTTCGGAAAGTTCAACGATATCTTTTTGGATTTTCTGGACTTCGTCCAAATAACTTTCTATAATGGGTTCTTTCTCAAAAATAACCGCTTGCTGCTTGATCTCCGCCGGTTCGTTGAGATCCTCCACGGGGGGCTCTGTTTCTTTTGACAATTCTAATTCTTTCGCTTTCTGGATGAATTCTTGAAGTCGGTCTTTCATTTTCGTCCCTTTATGGTCCGGCAACGAAATATATTACGTGCCACAGATACCGCCAGGATCctgaatacatatacataaaagaaatgattaatcattatgaaggaccaacactaGTAGGTTTCTCCAGCTAGAAGGGCTgcgctggccctgtgtaatgtataatctAACGTGTACAGAGactttgacattttatttatttaactatatattatacaggaccaTCCAAAGCACTTCCAAATATATAGTGATAAATGGAGCTGAAGCCACAACTCTCCAAACAAGTTAGTCTTAAGTTTCTTTTCTTGGGCaactattttatttgtaatgctTTTCAAGACGTGAAATACCCAATGAGTGCTAAACATAAAGAGTCATGTAGGAAAGCTAGTTCTGAGCTGAATTTTGAATGAAGAATACTGCTGGTTGCTCCTGATGATTGTTGCCCACCGTGGGATTCTGTCCCTGCCATAAAATTCTTTTAAGCCATGTCGTTCTCCATGATAAGCGGGGCTGTGCTCACTGTTTATAAGTAAACAGCAGTCAAACAAGATCCTGTGTAAACATGATGGAGCTGGACTTAGCGTCACAAGCTGCTAGAGACTCCCTCCGAGTCAACTCTGCTATCAGCGCTCAGGTCACGCTGCACCCTGAAAAGGGACCCCTCGCCAACCAGTGCAAAAATGGGGACATCAATAGCGGGCGATGCGAACtgtgcatccctgcgctaaaccccgaagataggccgcaccccccaatttaaagacctaaagtgggggggaaagtgcAGCATACGATACGGTAATTGCAAAAGGGTCAAttggccttttaaacttaacttggattagcgaacacaacgtgccatgggaacacaggagtgatgggagtgataacgggccatgggaacacaggagtgatgggagtgataacgggccatgggaacacaggagtgatgggagtgataacgggccatgggaacacaggagtgatgggagtgataacgggccattggaacacaagagtgatgggagtgataacaggccattggaacacaggagtgatgtgaGTGATAacaggccattggaacacaggagtgatgggagtgataacaggccattggaacacaggagtgataatgggccatgggaacacaggagtgatgggagtgataacgggccattggaacacaggagtgatgggagtgatgggagtgatgaaagGTCTCtctattccattaaaaatcagctgtttccagctgcGGTGGACATTTACGTGTATCTCTGTATATTGTTGAATAAGGCATGGTGAGCATTCCAGCTCTATGTAGCATATCCCCAGCTTACATTCATTTGAACCTTTTGTTTGTGTCACACAAATGGGGTCAGCTTTCTAAATTTACAGATATgtcaagtttttttatttttacattaaaattaactgattttggaaaaaatactttaaagctTTGTGTCTTTCCAAGTGATTGGTTTTTCATTGGTTTGCCTTGATGCATACAGTGTGGACTAATCACTACGTTAAGGGGACTGCACACACCCTTTGATGTGTCACAagctttctgtgcatgcgcagcCACCTTATCCGCATAGCTGATAGCGAGCAAGTATATCGTAGAAACTTGTCCAAAGATAGACACTCTCTGTATGTTTGCCCGCAGTGTGACCAGCATAAAGGAGAAATTATATGTTCAAGGCAGATAAGAGCccttcggcccatctagtctgcccgtttttcctgtaagaccttaattagtcctcGGTCTTTAATTAGATTCTGGATATCCATATATCTagccaatgcatgtttaaattccttcactgtgttatcctctaccacttctactgtgaagctgttccatttaactACCACCCcctaagtaaagtaaaacgtccttacgTGGCGTCTAAAGCCCTGGCCCTGTAGGTTTTAGATTAGGACCTCTTGTTCAAACATTTCTCTCATTTTGACGTAAATGGCTGCCTAGTGGAttgtttagaatattttttaatttaaaaaaaaaactctagtcctatttatttattttttaatttgcactGGTCTTCGTCACGGAGCCATACCACATGTCCACAGATCCCCTAGCAGACGTTGTAGACTTCTGTTCAGGCGTTCAATCACCGTTGGCATAACTGGTGCTCGGCATTACACTAAACCTGAGAGCCAGAGGTGCTTACAAAAGGGAGACAGGGCTGCCATCGAAATAACCCGAAACATTGTATACATTTACTGAAGCACATCCAGCTCAGACGCCCAGACTTCTTCTTTTTATGGGTTCGTCTAGTCTATCATGTGAAGCAACCTGCTTTTACCTTTATATGTGCTGCCTATGGGAGCCACTACTCTCATCGGGGGGGAAGTGTGACCAATGTGAAGAATAGATCTTTACAAACTTTATGAGCCGATGACGCCAATCATGTCAGCCTGAGCTCTTACGTCCCCGTCCCCCCCACACTGAGCTATTTGGTGGATTTCTCCAAATATAGAGATATTCCACAGATTCGCTGTAGTTTTGCCCTCACAGCTATGATCGTACGAATGAATGGTATGAGAACTAGTAGCCCTGCAGCTTCCCATGCCCCTGCCCTGTTTCTGTGCCCCCTGCCCTATTTCTCTGCCCCCCTGCTTCACACTCCATTTTTAGAGACTTCAATTTGACAAACTTTCTCAATGATTGTATGGAATTAACGCATGCTGTGCTACTTAACTGTGTGTTCCCCACACATCCCATTATTGTGCCCCCCGGCATGGGTGGGTGTGCATGTGCCCCCTGGCATGGGTGGGTGTATGCGCATATGCTATCCAGGGGCTATCTGGATTActgttgtttcttttcttttcactctgttgaaattcattttgtttgtaCACTTCTTAGACATGTGGCTCTTTCACATTCTTTTAAATGTTCTGTTTTGTTACTTACATCTCCATGGTAGCGCAAAAAATAAGTTTCCACTCCAAAATACAgcttgtaaatataaataaagatttttttttttacccttaaaaaaggctaggaggctgttccacttatctaccactcctTCCCATAATTTCcaacttttaaccctttttaataTATCCAAAATTTTGGCAAAAGTAAGCTCGTCGATTTTTCTGTAATATGTACACAACCATTACAATGTAGCTAGGTTGAAACAGAGGTCAgcccaaatataaaaaatgatttaacaaagtgcaTGAGGGAAGCTGCTAGAACAAGACGTCATAATCTAGGACTACTGAGTCAGAGGTGTAGGTGTAATGTAAgttacttttactttactgaaagggtggtagataagcggaacagcctcacagctgaagtggtagaggctaatacattgagggaatttaaacatgcttgggATAGGCTATGGCTCATTGATATATCACggggccaaggactgattaatgtcTGAGTGTTTATATCAAGAAAAGCAGGCAGAGTAGATGGATATAacggggcttatctgccgtcagaatgctgtgcttcaatggatcACCAAGTTTTAAAGGTGCAGCAACCTAAATAACGTCATTTATTAATAAGATCGTAGCGGCTTACCTCGTTCTTGTGATCTGTTATATTCTTTAGTTATTTCAGTCTCTCCGTAGCGATGAGCCGCTCGTTATTATATCTTCAGTAATCCTCTCCGTTTAGGAGTTTCTTCTGATCAGGAAGCTAAGGTGGAAGTGATCAGCGTATGTGAAGAAACCCGGAGCGTTTGCTAACGGCGAGGAATCTTGTCCGGCAGGTTGATGCTGGGAGGCGGATCTCTCTGGTCGCTGACCAATGGAGAAAGGAGTCCAAAGCTACTCAATGCTTACACGTCCTTTCCCTTTCAGATTATGGATAATATTTATTCcgcatgtttttctttaactcACGGGTGCATTAAACTGCCTCACTTTGACTTGAcaagtaaagggttaaattggaGTTTAATATAAAACGGGGCAAGGGCATCAGACCGGTTTGGTTGGTTTGAAGCTGTAGTAATGTGTTGTATTCAGCGGGGTGACCGGATGCCGATACTGTGCTATTTTGGTTCATGGATTGTGGTGAGGACGACGAcagaagggttaaaaaaaaaaaaaaaaaaagtcatgttttttgtttttgctgataACTTCTGTAACTGCTGTTATACTTCTTTGGTAGCGCATTTAAACCAGATTGCCTGGCAGCGAGATACGCAGTATATGGtgacagaataataataattattattcgtCCCCCATTTACCTTCACTAGAGGGACATACTGCGGCACCAatgattaatgaaaaaaaagagagaagctgcagctccagagccaAAGTGCACTGCCtcctgttttagttttttttttaaggccaaTTTGGCTTCTTAAGCAGCAATTCAACGGCAGAAACGCACTTCCACGGAAATCAGTGGCACGTTGGGCGCTTGGGGGTCTCAATGGACCTCCCTGTCACAAGCCACAGTTGGATCTGTCTGGCTTAGAAGCTGGGGGGC
This sequence is a window from Spea bombifrons isolate aSpeBom1 chromosome 2, aSpeBom1.2.pri, whole genome shotgun sequence. Protein-coding genes within it:
- the STX19 gene encoding syntaxin-19, yielding MKDRLQEFIQKAKELELSKETEPPVEDLNEPAEIKQQAVIFEKEPIIESYLDEVQKIQKDIVELSENVQRFGQQQKVLVSSMRRFSVLKKDCSVTRDIKTQAENIKKRLDALLQRANKAEADNGSSSSLARILRTQHAALCKNFHNIMLRYNETIASKQAKCKTFIIRQLEVAGKDVSEEEVDKMLEQGKWDIFNENLITEVKITKVKLSEIEQRHKELVNLENQMKELKDLFFQISLLVEEQGEMIENIEIATKNTEDHVQKTNEKFRLAVKYKKKNPCRLLCCCCPCC